TCTCGCCAGTTTTCGTTATTGATTGAAATGGGTGCTCCAAGAATAACAACTCTTTCCACTAGTTCAGCTGCCACGTTAGATGTGTGGAAACCTCACATTAAGCAAAACATAGATTCGATATTTTAATGCATTCTTATCGAATAAAACACATAGGAAACTACCGTTTTGTTCTGTTTCGGCCAGAGTCTGGAGGCATTTGAAGATGACACGCGCACCAAGCGAGAATCCCACGAGAGTAATGGGTCTGATATCACATAGTTCGAGGCATAAATCATATACATATAGATTTAACTTTTAATAACTCCATTTACTTGCAGCAGCGATGAACTCTTTACCTATTTCCTTGCAAGCCTTTTTGTAGCACTTCAGCTAGAAGTTTTCCCGCTTTATCCGACCTAAAGAAATTGGATTATAGTAGCCATTAGCCACAGGTTTACTTAGACTGCAAGTACCAACACGAAGGTTTCAAAAGATTTGGTCATTAGTTGGAAATGCGATGTGTAAATGGTGCATCACTTTCATAGACTGAATACCTAGCTTGCTAGGGAAAGAGGTGTTACCTATCAATAGCAATACTCCATTTGCTATCTATGAAATCTGCAGCTACTAAGATTGTTGCTGGCCATGCCAATGCCAATAAAAGAGAGCTCAGAACAGTGTGCATTGCTCCTTGTTTCATCAATTCCATGGCCAGTCCTGTGGGAAATCATCATATTGATATCACAATTTTTCCTTAGAAATTTGACAATTGTTGTCACATTAACATGGTTTATTTAGTGGGATGAAAACCAATTACTTGAAGTAAGCCAATCCTGAATCGCAGTGCTCACTAAGATAAGATTCTTGGACTCCCATTGCAGCGTGTACCTGAAATAGTAAAGACCATACATTAAGAAGCAGATATAGCACAATGCTTGAGAATCAGACACAAACAACTGATGCAAGGAGCAGCTCTAGATATTAAATCCTGATTTCTATTTACGATACAAAGTTTGAGCAGACGACATACCTCTCCAAACTGCTAGTTAACCCTTGCCATGGTTTCACAAAATCATCTTCTTCAAAAACAACACCAGCAACCAAGACTTCCACTGCTAGCCGCTGTTACAATGATTTTCACATATCTTTCACATCAGTCAAAAACGGAAAAACTAATTATCAAATGAAGGAGGGAGAGGAGAAGCAACCAGTTTCTGATACTCTCAAAATGCAAAGCTATGTTACAAAGATCTAGTAGCTAATGGAAAATAGGCACTCACTCCTTGATTATGATTTTCGCCAATAGCTTTGAATTCGAACTCCTCAAGATCCCCAATCCTCCTTGCCATCTTAGTCCCTGTGAGACCAGCTCCAGCAGCTGGatatgaaaacatttttaaaagcaAGCATTAGTGACACTGTAGACGCTCCCTCACAAAGAATTGATACATTCGTGAGGATGAAAGAGAAGCCAAAAAAACTAGTGGCTAATTGTATGCACACAAATACGACAAAAAGTGAACTCATCTACACGTATTCACCTCCAAATGATGCTGCAACCGCAACCGAGCCAGCAACAGTTCCAGCAGCGCTAGCCGCAGCAGCAAACCCACCAGCTCCAATAACCGGCACAAGTGTGCCCAGTGTTGGTGCCAATGCACCAAACCCTGCGGCAATAGCTGGAGCAGCCAATCCTGTTTAATACAACCATGTAAATGAAATTaggtaaccaaaaaaaatgcGCTTATATCAAGAAAGAAAGTTAGCAGGTTCAGGTTGAATTTGCCGTACCACCAGTGATGGCCATCAAAGTTCCCCCAGTTAAAGCAGCGGCACCAATGATTCCTCCACGCTTCCACTTAGCCCATGTACTCGAAGAAGATGCAGCATCCTGACCCTTCATTTCAGCAGATTTCTGAAGGGCCATGGCAGAGCATGCCACCATTGTCTCAATTGCTTCCTAGAAATTGAAGAtccaaatatattataataatgaaACTAAATACGAAATCctcataaaacaaaacattgCCAGAACAAGAAGCACTGGAACCTATAGCAGTGCTAATTCCATATCTTATCTCAGAGCAAGATAGCTAATTCATAACAACGATGATACTATGTAAAAAATCAAGAAACTTTACAAGGAGGAAGAAGTAAACTATACGAACCACTTTAATCCACTCAATGTTAAACCAAGTCGCGAGTAAACGGAGAGCAACACGATGACGAGCATCATATCCCTTTCTACGGCGAGTAGACTTCTTAACCTCTTGATACTTATCCGACAAGCAAGCAGAGAGAAGCTCATAAAGAACATTGATTTTCCTCTGATGGCTAAGCAATACCACATCCTCAACAGATTTATCATCTTCAACAACTTCAGGATTATGGCTTCCATCTCTAATCACTACACCCGCTTCAAGACTCTCTCTTTCAGCAGCAGCCTCCGCCTCCTCCTTATCCTTAACCTTATCCTTCTCCACAGCTTTCGATTTAACCTCGGGAACAGCGTACTTCTCCCGGCACTCGTTTTCGTACTCCTGATGCTTCTCCTTCTTAACATCTATAGATAAAGAACTCCGAATGCTATGAACCATAGCGTCAGCAGCTTTAGCTAAAGCCATCTCTTGCTCCACCATTTCAACAGAAGCTTCACTCGCTTCTTCTGAGAGCAGCCTCGTGAACTAACATAACGAATCAAAAATAGAAGTTAATGAATGAACCAGCACTTAATCAAAACGCTTCCGTATCGATTCAAGAATTAGCCATACCGCACCGATGTGGTGCTTAGCGGGAGAAGAGTTAGCTGTTTCCTCGAGACCAAGCCAAGCTGATGAATCAATATCGAGACATCTGTAAATAGAAATGAATTATCAGAAACCAATTCCAGAatcgacgacgacgacgacgatgaGATCACCTGAAAACGGGACGAAGAAGGCCCGACGTCTCGTGTACCCAGAGGTTAGGGTCATCGGAGACGGAATCTCCGCTACTGCAGTTGCTTCTCCGCTCCTCGGAACGATCACACTCTTTGTCATCGTCGTCGTCTGGCGCAGCGGGGATCCCCAGCGGCTGAGTCTGGTTGATTTGCGCTTGGTTGAGCGCGATCGCGAACAACGCGCCGGCAGCGTATCTCTGCGTCGGAGGCAAATTCGACGTAGCTTCTTCCACCATGGCGCGGGAAAAAAGGTAAAACGTTATCTTCTTAACGGATCAGCTGAACAGAGAAATCGTTGGAAGTTAGATCACCGTCAGATTTTGAAATCGCCGAGGAAGATGAATCCGTGACTAATGTTGAATGAGTCAATCCttcgttttgattttttttttcccggGTCAAATAGCGAGGAGACATCTGTCTTCACTCTGTTGACTTATCACacaaaacgacgtcgttggAGGTCGGTCAtctccaaaaaaataaatcacgATTTTAAAAAAACTCCATTGCCGGGACGCGAACCGGGTCTCTCGGGTGAGAGCCGAGTATCCTGACCAGCTAGACTACAACGGATTGTTGGACATTTAGATAAGATATAATTAATCTAACTAAAATAGCAAAGATAGTAAACACACGAGTAAACACACGTTGCCTGTAGTGGTTGATAGACCTTGAACCTATATTCGGTGGATTAACCACAAGCAGAGGTTTCATATATAAAAGTTTGAAACGTGCATGGGAGATTAAATGTACATGAATACAAGTTTGTAACATTCATTTGATGTTTTGTTTATCTTCTGAACAGAAACGTGATAGACTATGCGTGTGAGGTGTGCGACTCTAGATGGAACTTCGAAGCACTCCACGGCACTGAGAGAGCCACAAGTCTATGTGTTCTATTATATGTTGCCTCACTTTGTTCACAGCATCTGGCGAACTGCAGTTCTTGGAATCACctgaaaataagaaacaataCAAAAAGTTGTTTAAGTACTTGTCTTTACAGTTCAGGCATCTGaaagaatgaaataatatatataccttCAATGATCAATGGAGACTGAGGGCATCCTCGAAGATCACTTCCATGGCCACAGTTGTGACAAGTGATGATGTAAGAAGGCACTGTGTCGTCGACCACTAACTTGTTAATGCTACTTAATGTTATCCGGTTTTGAACAAAGTAAAGGGAGACTTACGGTCAGGAGATGAGGTCTGTTTGGATGCCTGACGCCAAGGATCTTGTGACCCATTTGTGAAAACGATTTTCGTAGCTGCAAAAATTGAGAACAACATGAACCAAATAAGCTGTCGGAATGTCCTAAAGAACAAGAAAGAGCATTCATCTCAGTGTTACATACCAGCAATACGATCACCTCCATAGTACAGGTTTGTTGCATCGACTTCAGGATAAACTCCTTTACCAAACAGACTCTTGCATAGATCCAAATGATACCTTTGGAACAAATCACCAAGAAATGTAAACGGGATGATGAATTGAAACgctacataagagtttgtgacaGTGTGTGTACTCTGTGTTGACTTGATGAGACCGGATGCTATCGTTAGCAGGTGCCACTTGGAAGTAGGCCACTTCAGTACAAACTTGGAACCACCACAGACGATCTGAACTCTCTAAGGTGAtcgcagtgtctagtagatgttTCCTGCTATATGTTTTAGCGCTTAACCCAAACACTCCGAAGCAATACTCTCTAACGTATTTAGCATATGCTTCCTGGATTTACACATTCAAAATAATGTGTCACACACATCCACAATAATAGAGGATCTGTAATCATATAAAAGCGGAAGTTACCACTAAATCACCACCGTTCTTCTTAGCTTCCACCATAGGAACACAAAGCTTATCTGGATTTCCGTATTGGAACTAccaaattttgaagataaaaaaattaaaaattagaaacaaaATGAGAATCATATAGATGAACATGTATGTATATATCATTACCGCCATGACTTGTGCATCCGCTACGAAGTATAAGAAATCACCATCAACATCAAGCTGCAAATTTACAGAAGCTTAATCAGATTGGAGACAGAGTTAAGTgaagagagaaaaaacaaaaGCTAGACCTCGGTGGCGTTGAAGAGAGTTTTCACAGCCTTGTTGTTTACTTTAAGTCCTAGTTCCACGAGTTTATTAGTCTCCTGTAGTGCAGCTTTACATTCCGGTCCAGCTGACTCACCTATCTGCTCAACGAGTcacacaaaaaaagaaacttgaTTCTTTAAACAACTAAACTCTATATGGAAAAGACACATGTCTTGTAAGGAAGGTTTTTCACCTGTTGATCAAATTCAGGAAACTCGTAGACAGCACGAACAACTGCAGAGCTAGCGAGGCTTCCACAAGTCAAATGAGGGAACTTAAGGCGGAACCAAGCGCTCAAAGCTCCAGAATAAGACGCCCCGAAGAAGAACCAAGGATTATCAACTTTGCCACTTCTATTCAGCTTAACATTCAAAGATTCCTGCATCCATTTGGAATTCTCAAACACATGATCATTGAATAACAGAGACACCCTCTAGAGCACAAGACAACAAGAAGACTTGCCTGGTAATACCCACGGAAAGCAGCTAAATCGGAAAGGGCCTGTTTAGACGAAAGATACTTGAGATTCTCAGTGGCTAATGAGTTAAAAGGTGAGCTCTTTCCGTAGTAACGATGCTCGAGTGAAACAACACCTGCTTCAAACTTCCTTGCTAACACCTAAAGAAAATTTCAGAAACTATTAAATCAATCAAAGGAGTAGTCtttactgaaaaaaaaaactcttacaCTAATATAATCATTTGGGATTCCGTTGCAAGGGCCTTCGCCACAGATCATCAGAAAGATAGGTCCGTCTGGAACTCGTAAATGGTCGAGATACTCATAGTATCTCTGTCTGAATCTGCGATGGTCCTgtaatgaaatgaaaaaaaaaagcataactATTTATAGTCACACACAGAATCTAAAAAAAGTCTCCCTCTAAACGGATTAGATTGATTACATATGGAGAGAAGTGGTCAAGGGTTTGATTGAACCAGAGCTCATCTCTCGTCAAGTACTTTCCGCTTTCGGACAAACCATGAGATATCCTCCGAGGTTGTACTAATCCATGTGACAAGCTCAAAAAGTATGATAAGAGCATCAGAAAGCCTATCGCCGCCGTCGCCATTTCTCGCCGTGAAAAATTCGATCGCCGAAAGTTTGTTTAAAGCAAGTGGacgaaaataaaaacaaaaaataattaattttttttttttctgtatttaATTTAGCTTGCAAGGACGACAATAATGATTATAAAAATTGTTTCCGGaatctgtgacaaaaaaaaaacattattttatacGCATGGATTATAGTGCGGACTTCAAATGGATTTCAaatgattttaaagaaaaacaaattttatattctttcttcttttaaagACTTGAACTTTACTCTCTCCAAAGAAACCACACTCATGGCGACACTTCTTCTCTCACCATCTTCAAGCTAGTGTTTCATTTCGTTCATTACAACCATGAGGAGAAGATCCATGTTCTTCCTTCTCCTTATCTTCCACGCGCTGTTACTCTCACGCGCCGATGATTCTCATTCCAACCCCGAGATCGACGCACTCACTGCGTTTAAGCTCAACCTCCACGACCCTCTCGGTGCGCTAACCTCATGGGACCCCTCGACTCCCTCAGCTCCATGCGACTGGCGCGGCGTCTTCTGCACCAACCGCCGCGTCACGGAGATCCGTCTCCCCCGCCTCCAGCTCTCCGGAAGAATCTCCGACCGTATCTCCGACCTCCGCATGCTTCGTAAGCTCTCTCTCCGGTCAAACTCCTTCAACGGAACCATCCCTCCTTCGCTCGCGTACTGCACGCGCCTACTCTCCGTCTTCCTCCAGTACAACTCCCTCACCGGAAAACTCCCCCCGGGGTTGAAGAACCTCACTGAGCTAGAGGTCTTCAACGTCGCGGGAAACCGTCTCTCCGGGGAGATCTCAGGCCCTTTACCGTTAAGTCTCAAGTTCCTCGACGTCTCCTCAAACGTCTTCTCCGGTCAGATACCGAGTGGACTCGCTAACTTGACTCAGCTCCAGCTTCTCAACCTCTCGTATAATCAATTAAATGTAAGCCATCGATggattcatttatatattacttaactTTCTTTTTTGTAACCGATGTGGGATCTTTTATAACAGGGTGCGATCCCTGCGAGCCTAGGCAAGCTTCAGAGCCTTCAGTATCTATGGCTAGACTTCAACTTACTGCAAGGAACGTTACCTTCAGCTTTATCCAACTGCTCATCAATCGTTCACCTGAGCGCGTCGGGGAACGCAATCGGCGGCGTGATTCCCGCCGCGTTCGGCGCTCTTCCCAACCTCGAAGTCATCGCTCTCGACAACAACAATCTCACCGGTACGGTACCGTTCTCTCTCTTCTGCAACACGTCGCTAACGATCGTTCGGTTGGGATCCAACGCCTTCTCCGACGTCGTGAGGCCGGAGACGGTTAACTGTCGTAGCACCGGTTTACAAGTCTTGGATCTCAGTGAGAATCGAATCTCCGGCCGTTTCCCGATGTGGTTGACGAGCATCGTCTCCTTAACGAATCTTGATGTTTCCGGAAATGTATTTTCCGGCGAGATTCCGGCGGAGATCGGTGGCTTGAAGTTGGTGGAAGAGCTCAAGTTGGCTAATAACTCTCTTACCGGTGAGATCCCGGTTGAGATTAAGCAATGCGGTTCGTTAGGGGTGCTAGATTTGGAAGGAAACCGGTTAACCGGTTTAGTTCCGGAGTTTCTAGGCTACATGAAGGCGTTAAAAGTCTTGTCTCTAGGGAGAAACAGCTTCTCAGGCTACGTTCCTTTGTCTATGGTGAACTTACAGCAGCTTGACCGGTTAAACTTGGGTGAAAACGATTTGAACGGGAGCTTTCCGGTTGAGCTGATGGCGTTAACGAACTTATCTGAGCTGGATTTGAGCGGGAACCGGTTTACCGGGGAGGTTCCGGTTAGTATCAGCAACTTGAGTAACCTCAGTTTTTTAAACTTGAGTGGGAATGAGTTCTCTGGTGAGATACCGGCTAGTATAGGGAACCTGTTTAAGCTAACGTCTCTTGATTTAAGCAAACAGAATATGTCCGGTGAAGTTCCGGTTGAGCTTTCCGGTTTACCGAACTTGCAAGTGATTGCGTTGCAGGAGAATAACTTCTCCGGTGTTGTCCCTGAAGGGTTTAGCAGCTTGGTGAGTTTACGGTATGTGAATTTGAGCTCTAACTCGTTCTCCGGTGAGATACCGCAGACTTTCGGGTTTCTTCGGGTGCTGGGGTCTCTGTCGCTGTCGGATAATCATATCTCCGGGTCTATACCGCCTGAAGTTGGAAACTGCTCTGCTCTTGAGGTTCTTGAGTTGAGATCAAACCGGTTAACGGGGAATATTCCGGTTGATCTCTCGAGACTTTCTCGTTTGAAAGTGCTGGACTTGGGTCGGAACAACTTGTCAGGTGAGATCCCACCGATGAGCTCGTCTCTCGAGTCGCTGTCACTTGACCACAATCATCTGTCAGGAGTCATACCTGAGTCTTTCTCTGGACTATCAAACTTGTCAAAGCTTGATCTCTCGGTTAACAACTTAACCGGGGAGATTCCATCTACCTTATCCCTCATAGCAACCAACTTGGTGTACTTTAATGTCTCGAGCAACAATCTCAAGGGAGAGATTCCACCTTCTTTCACCAACCCCTCAGACTTCTCAGGCAACTCGGAGCTATGCGGCAAGCCGCTAAACCGAAAATGTGAAGGCAGCACGGcggaggagaggaagaagaggaggaaaatgATTCTGATGATAGTCATGGCTGCGATAGGCGCTTGCCTTCTAACGCTCTTCTGCTGCTTCTACATCTACACACTCTTGCGATGGAGAAAGAAGCTGAAACAACAGTCCGCAACGGGGGAGAAGAAACGGAGTCCGGGTAGAACAAGCGCGGGGAGCAGAGTACGCAGCAGCACGAGCCGGTCGAGCACGGAGAACGGAGAGCCGAAACTAGTGATGTTCAACAACAAGATCACTCTAGCGGAAACAATAGAAGCGACACGACAGTTCGATGAAGAGAACGTTCTCAGCAGAACCAAATACGGTTTGCTGTTCAAAGCTAATTACAACGATGGTATGGTTCTTTCGATACGCCGCTTACCTAATGGATCTCTCTTGAACGAGAACTTGTTCAAGAAAGAAGCTGAAGTTCTCGGGAAAGTCAAGCACAGGAACATTACGGTCCTTAGAGGATACTACGCTGGTCCACCGGATTTGAGGCTCTTGGTGTATGACTACATGCCGAATGGAAACTTGTCTACTCTCCTCCAAGAAGCTTCTCACCAAGATGGCCATGTCCTGAACTGGCCAATGCGTCACCTCATTGCTCTTGGGATCGCTCGTGGTCTCGGTTTCCTCCATCAATCCAACATGGTAACAACATCTAACGTTTGTTAAGctttgaataaaaaatacatcttactaatatcataattttttagaaattatcCACAATTTAATTACTTTTACGCCTAAAACTTAAAGCATAATTAGGATTTGTACttgaattttagtaatttttaacatttcatttaaatttaaaaaatattaatattcttTATTTAGATGAACATAGTTTGAGTATTAAAATGACcacaaatttaatttataagcaaaaaaattagtttagatGGTGAGGTATTTTTCATCTAAATAAACtggatagaaaaaaaaattttgagtAGTAAAAGTCTTAGAGAAATTTAGTTGGCTtatttttatggaatttttctttatttatctcTATACGACTATACCTTAAGTATTTTCTTATGTATGTTTATGTTACATCAAATAGGTTCATGGTGATATAAAGCCACAGAATGTGCTCTTCGACGCTGACTTCGAAGCCCATTTATCCGACTTCGGGCTTGACCGTCTCACTGTTCGATCCCCGTCAAGAACAGCGGTCACATCAGCCACCATAGGGACGTTAGGCTACGTTTCTCCAGAAGCTACATTGTCAGGAGAGATCACAAGAGAGTCCGACATCTACAGCTTCGGCATTGTCCTACTCGAAATCTTAACCGGGAAGAGACCGGTAATGTTCACACAAGACGAGGATATAGTGAAATGGGTGAAGAAACAGCTTCAGAGGGGTCAAGTCACAGAGCTGCTAGAGCCAGGTCTGCTCGAGCTAGACCCGGAATCGTCTGAATGGGAAGAGTTTTTGTTAGGTATCAAAGTCGGACTGCTTTGTACGGCCACGGATCCTCTTGACCGACCAACAATGTCTGATATTGTGTTCATGTTGGAAGGCTGTCGTGTTGGTCCTGACGTTACTTCCTCCGCCGATCAACCCTCACCGGCCTAAccgctttttattttattttctttcctgaTTTAAATTCTTAGTAAGAAAAACAACAAgaactattaatattttaaaaattcagcatTATTATTACATTATTTGTCGGTCTTTGGACCTTCTTTAATGTCTTTGTTGGAGATTACGAAGtctttgtttgttgttttcgGTTGCATGGCCCAGTAGAGATTTTGAATATATCGCTTTTGTGTTTAGTCAACGTAATTACAGCACCCGGGTTTTAAGCATGTGGGACCCTCTTCAGCCGAAGTTATGTTTTCGCGCCAAAGagtgtttggtttggtttgggtgaTTAATGATTATTACgaacaaaaatggaaaataaaaacatcatttaacCAATAATTATAGTGTTTAGGGAAAACAAATCATTAATGCGCggctgattttaaaattttggtttaaacAAAGCTATAATACTCGATTTGTGGGGTGATAAGATTGAGAAATGAGAAGGAGACAAGAGAGCAGGAAGATTGGTGGGAGTGGGGCCTGCTCTTTGTCACGTGCCAATAGTTTGCAGATACTGAATATGACCGTTGAGCCACTGATGCCGTCACGTGCTTACAGTTTCGTACACCCTGGCATTATTTGACTCTGTTACGGTCAGTCTTGCACGTGGAAAGTCTACTGTCGAAGTTCATGTGGACCTTTGTTTCAGCTAAAACAGAACCTAAAAGGCtctcttaattttcaaaattcagtTACACGTTCTTTGAGTTGGATTCGTATGTACAATATACCACCCAATCGTTTGAAGTAATTACCTGACAAGTGACAATACTTGAAATATACTGTCATATATgattctttttcaaaatttcttataGTAATATAAACCAAAGAAATTTGTTTTACAATAAAATTCGTTTTGATGATTTAAACTGGGTCAAAGAAGTCCACCATTAATCCACTATGATTTTCGATGGGCTTTGCTCTGCATGGTTCCTACAAAACAAAAGGCTCttctaaaatttgaaaccaCAAATCACTGACGAGCGAGCCCTATTGCGTTGTTATAGGACTAATGGACCCAAAGCTGGGTCGAATCTCAGGTCTTTCATTCGAAAATATAGGGGGCATTACATTTTGTAGTCACATATTGTCGTGTGTATAACTAATGAGGCTCTGTAGACTTGATGCCTTGATGGAAAAtgcaaaaagtttaaaacagtATTCACACACACGTTTCTTTTTCAgccaatgattttttttccttcaccaacgtatatttttttttgaaactgttcACCAACGTATATTTCCTTGCTATAGTTTGAAACCTACTGtatttttattaagaaaataattatcacGTACGTGCGTTATCCGCAATTACCAATAATTATACACATTTCCTTGCTTCATGATCAGTATTCAGTAGTAAATTTTAAGTCCATCGCACGAATCTATTAACGATTGGTGTATTTTCCACTAAGAACTTAATTACTTGCAGAAAgacatgataatattttttaataataccttttattatatcttccatcaattataaaaatctattttaagatactaacaaagtttttttttgggtgtagTTGTCAAGAATCAATATCAAGTTGATCACTCGTTCTTAGATTCTACTTCGCTCGTTTGTAACTAGGTTCTTAGATTTGTAGTTCGATCAAGAACACATACACACAATTTGTTTACCCAGACTTCGTTGCCTACTGTCTGGGGAGAGATCCAAACTCTCAAGCTTCCACTAGATCATATATGATGATACAGAGTACAAAGAGCTTACAACGTTTCCTTTGTTTCAGGTTAACTTGACACAGAAGTTACCGGAGAACAAGCGTTGTATCTGAAAGTGCACCACCGGCAATCAGAGTCGTAAGAGAAGATCAGGTCAGCTCCTTCACCGTCGCTCCTCCGTCTCTTCTCTCTCGCGTagctctctctttctttctgtatCTGATCAGTGTAACAGAAAAGGTCTAACAACCTTTTCTTATCCTTTCAGGTTATAAGGACGATGATCTGTTTCCAAAACGATGCCGTCCTTGTTAATACTCAATGCGCAGTCGTATAGCTTCTGTCACCGAAGCCCAAACTGATTCAGTCTCTGGCCCAGCAGAAGCCCGTACCGAGAGGAGCTGATGTTCGACAACCTTTAGCTCACAATCTCCACCTTTGTCGAAATCatactctctctctttgtctttCGAACATATCGCCACCAAACCTCAACTCCGAGTTTCAACGAATGTCTCCGATCAATCAGCTTCTTCAATCAGGCTCTAGACTTAATCTCCTGACGCATCTCTCATCCTGAATCACAGAACTTCAACCAATACCAACCAGATTCACGCCCTGCTCTGTCTTCTTCCTGAGATCAACCTCTCTGAAGATAACCACGTAAGAGCTCTGTGTTGACTTTATCTGTTCTGTTTCCCATAGAACTTTTACCAGTCCTAGGCTTTGTCGATTTTCCTTCCTCAATCAGATTAATTTACCTTATCTGATCTTCTGTTTCCACTCCTTGTTTCGAGGTATCCAATCGACAAGACCCTCTCGGAGCTCCACCTGCTTGGGTTAAGCGACTAACTTGAGTTTTCCCAGACACCGCTCGAAAGCATTTCCAGGTAAACTCTTTGTTAGAAAATCTGAAGCATTTAGGGTAGTGTGCACCTTCTGTAGATCCACTTGACCTTCGCGAACTTTGTCTCTGATGTAGTTGTATTTAGTATCCATGTGCTTAGTTCGGAAATGATAGAC
The Brassica napus cultivar Da-Ae chromosome A1, Da-Ae, whole genome shotgun sequence DNA segment above includes these coding regions:
- the LOC106349593 gene encoding probable LRR receptor-like serine/threonine-protein kinase At4g36180, with amino-acid sequence MRRRSMFFLLLIFHALLLSRADDSHSNPEIDALTAFKLNLHDPLGALTSWDPSTPSAPCDWRGVFCTNRRVTEIRLPRLQLSGRISDRISDLRMLRKLSLRSNSFNGTIPPSLAYCTRLLSVFLQYNSLTGKLPPGLKNLTELEVFNVAGNRLSGEISGPLPLSLKFLDVSSNVFSGQIPSGLANLTQLQLLNLSYNQLNGAIPASLGKLQSLQYLWLDFNLLQGTLPSALSNCSSIVHLSASGNAIGGVIPAAFGALPNLEVIALDNNNLTGTVPFSLFCNTSLTIVRLGSNAFSDVVRPETVNCRSTGLQVLDLSENRISGRFPMWLTSIVSLTNLDVSGNVFSGEIPAEIGGLKLVEELKLANNSLTGEIPVEIKQCGSLGVLDLEGNRLTGLVPEFLGYMKALKVLSLGRNSFSGYVPLSMVNLQQLDRLNLGENDLNGSFPVELMALTNLSELDLSGNRFTGEVPVSISNLSNLSFLNLSGNEFSGEIPASIGNLFKLTSLDLSKQNMSGEVPVELSGLPNLQVIALQENNFSGVVPEGFSSLVSLRYVNLSSNSFSGEIPQTFGFLRVLGSLSLSDNHISGSIPPEVGNCSALEVLELRSNRLTGNIPVDLSRLSRLKVLDLGRNNLSGEIPPMSSSLESLSLDHNHLSGVIPESFSGLSNLSKLDLSVNNLTGEIPSTLSLIATNLVYFNVSSNNLKGEIPPSFTNPSDFSGNSELCGKPLNRKCEGSTAEERKKRRKMILMIVMAAIGACLLTLFCCFYIYTLLRWRKKLKQQSATGEKKRSPGRTSAGSRVRSSTSRSSTENGEPKLVMFNNKITLAETIEATRQFDEENVLSRTKYGLLFKANYNDGMVLSIRRLPNGSLLNENLFKKEAEVLGKVKHRNITVLRGYYAGPPDLRLLVYDYMPNGNLSTLLQEASHQDGHVLNWPMRHLIALGIARGLGFLHQSNMVHGDIKPQNVLFDADFEAHLSDFGLDRLTVRSPSRTAVTSATIGTLGYVSPEATLSGEITRESDIYSFGIVLLEILTGKRPVMFTQDEDIVKWVKKQLQRGQVTELLEPGLLELDPESSEWEEFLLGIKVGLLCTATDPLDRPTMSDIVFMLEGCRVGPDVTSSADQPSPA